In Candidatus Contubernalis alkalaceticus, the following proteins share a genomic window:
- a CDS encoding ABC transporter ATP-binding protein — translation MLKLKGITYKIPGEEKEIIKGVDLEFEQGKLYAITGPNGSGKTSLAKIIMGIYKASSGSISFKGEDITSLDINERSQKGIGYAFQYPPRFKGLRVLDLLQLASGIEERNVVRGYLRQVGLCPEDYLERDADASLSGGEMKRIEIATLFAKNPEFTIYDEPDAGVDLWSFDLLLEVIRKKHEKEGLTTVLISHQERILSLVDEIILVVNGKIQDVGTKDRIWPIIKDVVGCQWYKVCRGDEEDETECRR, via the coding sequence TTGCTGAAGTTAAAGGGAATAACCTATAAAATTCCGGGGGAAGAAAAGGAAATCATCAAAGGAGTAGATCTTGAGTTTGAGCAGGGCAAACTATATGCCATCACTGGGCCCAACGGAAGCGGTAAAACATCCCTGGCAAAAATAATTATGGGAATTTACAAGGCTTCCAGCGGCAGCATATCATTCAAGGGAGAGGATATAACTTCTCTGGATATAAATGAACGCTCTCAAAAGGGAATCGGATATGCTTTTCAGTATCCTCCCCGTTTTAAAGGTTTGAGGGTTTTAGATTTACTGCAGCTGGCGTCGGGGATTGAAGAGAGGAATGTAGTCCGTGGATACTTGAGGCAGGTTGGACTTTGTCCCGAGGATTACCTGGAAAGAGATGCTGATGCCAGCCTGTCGGGGGGCGAAATGAAGAGAATTGAGATAGCTACCCTTTTTGCCAAAAATCCTGAGTTTACCATTTATGACGAACCGGATGCCGGAGTAGATCTTTGGAGCTTTGACCTTCTGTTGGAGGTTATTCGAAAAAAACATGAGAAAGAAGGCTTAACCACAGTTTTGATTAGTCATCAGGAAAGAATTTTATCCCTGGTGGATGAGATTATTTTAGTGGTAAATGGAAAGATTCAGGATGTTGGTACTAAGGATAGAATCTGGCCCATTATTAAGGATGTAGTAGGCTGTCAGTGGTATAAAGTATGCAGGGGGGATGAAGAAGATGAAACTGAGTGCCGTAGATAA